One region of Vanessa cardui chromosome 20, ilVanCard2.1, whole genome shotgun sequence genomic DNA includes:
- the LOC124538187 gene encoding transient receptor potential channel pyrexia isoform X1, giving the protein MPSVKTPKNSKSKKDFREGSTRWREDICEVAEDSEEGEAGYISSDESAHAADLGDRLRVKSKDIWESDEIQYALRHLPYADELSTLLETAHYEDVIFFVSQADTDRIRTAVLWACWFGRSSLLSKLLKVGADPNSCDDAGRSCLHLGCLVDNEECVKILLEHGADPNIWDSKTDRKATPLHCAASAKSLSCVKALIKHGADVNAGLNEHSPLHYAVLSDAPEVVNVLLEAGACPDTPQVFTETPLHVAASLGSASCMKLLLDAGADVRAALGPGRATALHLAAVDGHAECASLLLEHGAHIDCTNSRGQTSLHLAALAQSVEVVELLVTKRADVRARDVDGRTPLHGAIVRGARACDVARMLLSVGADPNAPDNFGYTPVHIAALNEFSACVLLLLDYGGDVTLRTNGGVSALSFIVRRVPDVIPRYLCKFDDAVHVSEHEIGDVDCELTIDFRPLVPCLSRGEAELLLAFVEVGRKDVLKHPVAETFLFLKWRRIRKFFVLSFVYHAIFITLYSLYILLSVFPELFLCEDVTCDVPSYLRPIQYLIVLLNVCFLAKEIFQACLDYSAYIRQWENWLQLLIIIGVFLCTIPTWYRGNGVANANTSNWQHDVAAITIFFCWLELMMIIGRFPTFGLYVQMFTTVTVNFATFLLAYSCLLIAFGLAFSVLFSNYPAFHLPAGLVKTVMMMSGELEYEDIFYNNCTNSQIHYPLTAHGMFLVFVLLVTVILTNLLVGLAVSDIQALQESAGLDRLVRQTQLVAHLESMLFSTLLSCAPQQLLAVLRWGALLTASHLRTLNIRPNDPRENRIPRELIASIYKMVASRKDTKKSIRKNNNYECRIRKCKDDEDIERQIVKRKSYLYDRFSSESQNVERRKKNITTSAENRNRPMSFTINAIQEICMVDIKNQLADLTKKINKLIETTDSRLSLIEKKLDDVQPP; this is encoded by the exons ATGCCTTCTGTGAAAACTCCCAAGAATTCAAagagcaaaaag gaTTTTCGCGAAGGTAGTACGCGATGGAGAGAGGATATTTGTGAAGTCGCTGAGGATTCGGAAGAAGGGGAGGCTGGTTACATTTCAAGTGACGAATCAGCCCACGCCGCTGATCTTGGTGATCGATTGAGAGTTAAGTCCAAAGACATTTGGGAGTCAG ATGAAATACAATATGCACTGAGGCATTTACCTTATGCTGATGAATTATCAACCCTACTCGAAACAGCACATTATGAAGACGTTATATTCTTTGTGTCCCAGGCGGATACCGATAGGATACGTACGGCTGTTCTATGGGCTTGTTGGTTCGGACGCAGTTCTTTGCTATCGAAACTGTTAAAAGTTGGTGCCGATCCTAATAGCTGCGATGACGCCGGGAG ATCATGCCTTCATCTCGGATGTTTAGTGGACAACGAGGAATGTGTGAAAATCTTATTGGAGCACGGTGCTGATCCAAATATATGGGATTCGAAGACTGACAGAAAAGCAACACCTTTACACTGCGCAGCGAGCGCTAAATCTTTGTCTTGCGTCAAG GCCTTGATAAAACACGGGGCAGATGTTAATGCAGGACTAAACGAACATTCTCCTTTGCACTACGCGGTACTCAGTGACGCGCCGGAAGTTGTAAATGTGCTGTTGGAAGCAGGCGCGTGTCCTGACACACCACAG GTTTTTACTGAGACTCCTCTACACGTCGCTGCGTCTTTGGGATCTGCGTCGTGTATGAAGCTACTATTAGACGCAGGTGCGGACGTTCGAGCTGCTTTAGGTCCTGGACGCGCCACGGCGCTACATTTGGCAGCTGTGGACGGTCACGCTGAGTGCGCTAGTCTACTTCTTGAACACGGAGCACATATAGACTGTACTAATTCAAGAGGACAAACGAGTCTTCATcttg cggCATTAGCCCAATCTGTTGAAGTAGTAGAACTTCTAGTCACTAAACGTGCCGATGTGCGCGCGAGAGATGTTGATGGCAGAACACCGTTACACGGAGCGATCGTCAGAGGAGCCCGTGCGTGCGATGTTGCACGGATGTTGCTATCGGTAGGAGCAGATCCAAATGCCCCCGACAACTTCGGATACACTCCAGTCCATATCGCTGCATTAAACGAGTTCTCTGCGTGTGTTTTACTGCTTTTGG ATTATGGTGGTGACGTAACATTGCGTACAAATGGTGGTGTATCAGCATTATCGTTCATCGTTCGACGAGTTCCTGACGTCATTCCTCGATATCTATGCAAGTTTGATGATGCGGTGCATGTAAGCGAACACGAAATTGGTGATGTCGACTGTGAACTCACCATTGATTTCCGACCGTTGGTTCCTTGTCTATCGAGGGGAGAGGCTGAGTTACTATTAGCGTTTGTAGag GTCGGTCGTAAAGATGTTTTGAAGCATCCAGTAGCAGAGACATTCCTTTTTTTGAAATGGCGAAGAATAAGAAAATTCTTTGtattaagttttgtttatcACGCGATATTCATAACTTTGTATAGTCTATATATACTAC TATCTGTTTTTCCAGAGTTATTCTTATGTGAAGATGTGACTTGTGATGTTCCGAGTTACTTACGACCTATACAGTATTTAATCGTCCTACTGAATGTATGTTTCCTGGCGAAAGAAATATTTCAAGCATGTCTGGATTATTCGGCTTACATTCGACAGTGGGAGAATTGGTTGCAATTGCTAATCATTATTGGTGTTTTTCTTTGCACG ATACCAACTTGGTATCGAGGAAATGGAGTAGCGAATGCAAACACATCAAATTGGCAACATGACGTCGCAGCCATAACGATATTCTTTTGCTGGCTTGAATTGATGATGATAATTGGGCGCTTTCCAACATTTGGGCTTTACGTTCAAATGTTTACAACTG tGACGGTGAATTTTGCTACATTTTTATTGGCTTACAGCTGCCTTCTCATAGCATTTGGTCTAGCGTTTAGTGTGCTGTTCAGCAATTACCCAGCATTCCATTTGCCGGCTGGCCTCGTCAAGACGGTCATGATGATGTCCGGAGAATTGGAATACGaggatatattttacaataattgcaCGAATTCCCAAATACACTATCCGCTGACCGCTCATGGAATGTTTTTGGTATTCGTGTTGCTCGTGACAGTAATATTGACTAATCTTTTGGTTGGATTAGCTGTAAGCGATATTCAg GCATTACAAGAAAGCGCTGGACTCGACCGTTTGGTTCGACAAACTCAATTAGTTGCGCATTTAGAGAGTATGCTCTTCAGTACTCTACTATCATGTGCTCCACAACAGCTTTTGGCGGTGCTTCGTTGGGGTGCATTATTGACGGCATCACATTTGCGAACATTGAATATCAGACCGAACGATCCAAGAGAGAACAGG ATACCCAGAGAATTAATTGCATCAATCTACAAGATGGTGGCAAGTCGTAAGGATACTAAGAAAAGCattcgaaaaaataataattatgaatgtcgaataagaaaatgtaaagaTGACGAAGACATCGAACGACAAATTGTCAAAAGGAAGAGTTATCTCTACGATCGATTCTCATCAGAAAGCCAAAACGTTGAaagacgaaaaaaaaacataacgacATCCGCAGAAAACCGAAATAGGCCCATGTCTTTTACAATTAATGCTATACAAGAGATTTGTATGGtcgatattaaaaatcaattagcAGATttgacaaagaaaataaataaattaattgaaacgaCAGATTCTAGATTAagtttgattgaaaaaaaattagatgATGTTCAACCTCCATAG
- the LOC124538187 gene encoding transient receptor potential channel pyrexia isoform X3, with protein MPSVKTPKNSKSKKDFREGSTRWREDICEVAEDSEEGEAGYISSDESAHAADLGDRLRVKSKDIWESDEIQYALRHLPYADELSTLLETAHYEDVIFFVSQADTDRIRTAVLWACWFGRSSLLSKLLKVGADPNSCDDAGRSCLHLGCLVDNEECVKILLEHGADPNIWDSKTDRKATPLHCAASAKSLSCVKALIKHGADVNAGLNEHSPLHYAVLSDAPEVVNVLLEAGACPDTPQVFTETPLHVAASLGSASCMKLLLDAGADVRAALGPGRATALHLAAVDGHAECASLLLEHGAHIDCTNSRGQTSLHLAALAQSVEVVELLVTKRADVRARDVDGRTPLHGAIVRGARACDVARMLLSVGADPNAPDNFGYTPVHIAALNEFSACVLLLLDYGGDVTLRTNGGVSALSFIVRRVPDVIPRYLCKFDDAVHVSEHEIGDVDCELTIDFRPLVPCLSRGEAELLLAFVEVGRKDVLKHPVAETFLFLKWRRIRKFFVLSFVYHAIFITLYSLYILQLFLCEDVTCDVPSYLRPIQYLIVLLNVCFLAKEIFQACLDYSAYIRQWENWLQLLIIIGVFLCTIPTWYRGNGVANANTSNWQHDVAAITIFFCWLELMMIIGRFPTFGLYVQMFTTVTVNFATFLLAYSCLLIAFGLAFSVLFSNYPAFHLPAGLVKTVMMMSGELEYEDIFYNNCTNSQIHYPLTAHGMFLVFVLLVTVILTNLLVGLAVSDIQALQESAGLDRLVRQTQLVAHLESMLFSTLLSCAPQQLLAVLRWGALLTASHLRTLNIRPNDPRENRIPRELIASIYKMVASRKDTKKSIRKNNNYECRIRKCKDDEDIERQIVKRKSYLYDRFSSESQNVERRKKNITTSAENRNRPMSFTINAIQEICMVDIKNQLADLTKKINKLIETTDSRLSLIEKKLDDVQPP; from the exons ATGCCTTCTGTGAAAACTCCCAAGAATTCAAagagcaaaaag gaTTTTCGCGAAGGTAGTACGCGATGGAGAGAGGATATTTGTGAAGTCGCTGAGGATTCGGAAGAAGGGGAGGCTGGTTACATTTCAAGTGACGAATCAGCCCACGCCGCTGATCTTGGTGATCGATTGAGAGTTAAGTCCAAAGACATTTGGGAGTCAG ATGAAATACAATATGCACTGAGGCATTTACCTTATGCTGATGAATTATCAACCCTACTCGAAACAGCACATTATGAAGACGTTATATTCTTTGTGTCCCAGGCGGATACCGATAGGATACGTACGGCTGTTCTATGGGCTTGTTGGTTCGGACGCAGTTCTTTGCTATCGAAACTGTTAAAAGTTGGTGCCGATCCTAATAGCTGCGATGACGCCGGGAG ATCATGCCTTCATCTCGGATGTTTAGTGGACAACGAGGAATGTGTGAAAATCTTATTGGAGCACGGTGCTGATCCAAATATATGGGATTCGAAGACTGACAGAAAAGCAACACCTTTACACTGCGCAGCGAGCGCTAAATCTTTGTCTTGCGTCAAG GCCTTGATAAAACACGGGGCAGATGTTAATGCAGGACTAAACGAACATTCTCCTTTGCACTACGCGGTACTCAGTGACGCGCCGGAAGTTGTAAATGTGCTGTTGGAAGCAGGCGCGTGTCCTGACACACCACAG GTTTTTACTGAGACTCCTCTACACGTCGCTGCGTCTTTGGGATCTGCGTCGTGTATGAAGCTACTATTAGACGCAGGTGCGGACGTTCGAGCTGCTTTAGGTCCTGGACGCGCCACGGCGCTACATTTGGCAGCTGTGGACGGTCACGCTGAGTGCGCTAGTCTACTTCTTGAACACGGAGCACATATAGACTGTACTAATTCAAGAGGACAAACGAGTCTTCATcttg cggCATTAGCCCAATCTGTTGAAGTAGTAGAACTTCTAGTCACTAAACGTGCCGATGTGCGCGCGAGAGATGTTGATGGCAGAACACCGTTACACGGAGCGATCGTCAGAGGAGCCCGTGCGTGCGATGTTGCACGGATGTTGCTATCGGTAGGAGCAGATCCAAATGCCCCCGACAACTTCGGATACACTCCAGTCCATATCGCTGCATTAAACGAGTTCTCTGCGTGTGTTTTACTGCTTTTGG ATTATGGTGGTGACGTAACATTGCGTACAAATGGTGGTGTATCAGCATTATCGTTCATCGTTCGACGAGTTCCTGACGTCATTCCTCGATATCTATGCAAGTTTGATGATGCGGTGCATGTAAGCGAACACGAAATTGGTGATGTCGACTGTGAACTCACCATTGATTTCCGACCGTTGGTTCCTTGTCTATCGAGGGGAGAGGCTGAGTTACTATTAGCGTTTGTAGag GTCGGTCGTAAAGATGTTTTGAAGCATCCAGTAGCAGAGACATTCCTTTTTTTGAAATGGCGAAGAATAAGAAAATTCTTTGtattaagttttgtttatcACGCGATATTCATAACTTTGTATAGTCTATATATACTAC AGTTATTCTTATGTGAAGATGTGACTTGTGATGTTCCGAGTTACTTACGACCTATACAGTATTTAATCGTCCTACTGAATGTATGTTTCCTGGCGAAAGAAATATTTCAAGCATGTCTGGATTATTCGGCTTACATTCGACAGTGGGAGAATTGGTTGCAATTGCTAATCATTATTGGTGTTTTTCTTTGCACG ATACCAACTTGGTATCGAGGAAATGGAGTAGCGAATGCAAACACATCAAATTGGCAACATGACGTCGCAGCCATAACGATATTCTTTTGCTGGCTTGAATTGATGATGATAATTGGGCGCTTTCCAACATTTGGGCTTTACGTTCAAATGTTTACAACTG tGACGGTGAATTTTGCTACATTTTTATTGGCTTACAGCTGCCTTCTCATAGCATTTGGTCTAGCGTTTAGTGTGCTGTTCAGCAATTACCCAGCATTCCATTTGCCGGCTGGCCTCGTCAAGACGGTCATGATGATGTCCGGAGAATTGGAATACGaggatatattttacaataattgcaCGAATTCCCAAATACACTATCCGCTGACCGCTCATGGAATGTTTTTGGTATTCGTGTTGCTCGTGACAGTAATATTGACTAATCTTTTGGTTGGATTAGCTGTAAGCGATATTCAg GCATTACAAGAAAGCGCTGGACTCGACCGTTTGGTTCGACAAACTCAATTAGTTGCGCATTTAGAGAGTATGCTCTTCAGTACTCTACTATCATGTGCTCCACAACAGCTTTTGGCGGTGCTTCGTTGGGGTGCATTATTGACGGCATCACATTTGCGAACATTGAATATCAGACCGAACGATCCAAGAGAGAACAGG ATACCCAGAGAATTAATTGCATCAATCTACAAGATGGTGGCAAGTCGTAAGGATACTAAGAAAAGCattcgaaaaaataataattatgaatgtcgaataagaaaatgtaaagaTGACGAAGACATCGAACGACAAATTGTCAAAAGGAAGAGTTATCTCTACGATCGATTCTCATCAGAAAGCCAAAACGTTGAaagacgaaaaaaaaacataacgacATCCGCAGAAAACCGAAATAGGCCCATGTCTTTTACAATTAATGCTATACAAGAGATTTGTATGGtcgatattaaaaatcaattagcAGATttgacaaagaaaataaataaattaattgaaacgaCAGATTCTAGATTAagtttgattgaaaaaaaattagatgATGTTCAACCTCCATAG
- the LOC124538187 gene encoding transient receptor potential channel pyrexia isoform X2, translating to MCETTTENNQDFREGSTRWREDICEVAEDSEEGEAGYISSDESAHAADLGDRLRVKSKDIWESDEIQYALRHLPYADELSTLLETAHYEDVIFFVSQADTDRIRTAVLWACWFGRSSLLSKLLKVGADPNSCDDAGRSCLHLGCLVDNEECVKILLEHGADPNIWDSKTDRKATPLHCAASAKSLSCVKALIKHGADVNAGLNEHSPLHYAVLSDAPEVVNVLLEAGACPDTPQVFTETPLHVAASLGSASCMKLLLDAGADVRAALGPGRATALHLAAVDGHAECASLLLEHGAHIDCTNSRGQTSLHLAALAQSVEVVELLVTKRADVRARDVDGRTPLHGAIVRGARACDVARMLLSVGADPNAPDNFGYTPVHIAALNEFSACVLLLLDYGGDVTLRTNGGVSALSFIVRRVPDVIPRYLCKFDDAVHVSEHEIGDVDCELTIDFRPLVPCLSRGEAELLLAFVEVGRKDVLKHPVAETFLFLKWRRIRKFFVLSFVYHAIFITLYSLYILLSVFPELFLCEDVTCDVPSYLRPIQYLIVLLNVCFLAKEIFQACLDYSAYIRQWENWLQLLIIIGVFLCTIPTWYRGNGVANANTSNWQHDVAAITIFFCWLELMMIIGRFPTFGLYVQMFTTVTVNFATFLLAYSCLLIAFGLAFSVLFSNYPAFHLPAGLVKTVMMMSGELEYEDIFYNNCTNSQIHYPLTAHGMFLVFVLLVTVILTNLLVGLAVSDIQALQESAGLDRLVRQTQLVAHLESMLFSTLLSCAPQQLLAVLRWGALLTASHLRTLNIRPNDPRENRIPRELIASIYKMVASRKDTKKSIRKNNNYECRIRKCKDDEDIERQIVKRKSYLYDRFSSESQNVERRKKNITTSAENRNRPMSFTINAIQEICMVDIKNQLADLTKKINKLIETTDSRLSLIEKKLDDVQPP from the exons ATGTGTGAAACGACTACTGAAAATAATCAG gaTTTTCGCGAAGGTAGTACGCGATGGAGAGAGGATATTTGTGAAGTCGCTGAGGATTCGGAAGAAGGGGAGGCTGGTTACATTTCAAGTGACGAATCAGCCCACGCCGCTGATCTTGGTGATCGATTGAGAGTTAAGTCCAAAGACATTTGGGAGTCAG ATGAAATACAATATGCACTGAGGCATTTACCTTATGCTGATGAATTATCAACCCTACTCGAAACAGCACATTATGAAGACGTTATATTCTTTGTGTCCCAGGCGGATACCGATAGGATACGTACGGCTGTTCTATGGGCTTGTTGGTTCGGACGCAGTTCTTTGCTATCGAAACTGTTAAAAGTTGGTGCCGATCCTAATAGCTGCGATGACGCCGGGAG ATCATGCCTTCATCTCGGATGTTTAGTGGACAACGAGGAATGTGTGAAAATCTTATTGGAGCACGGTGCTGATCCAAATATATGGGATTCGAAGACTGACAGAAAAGCAACACCTTTACACTGCGCAGCGAGCGCTAAATCTTTGTCTTGCGTCAAG GCCTTGATAAAACACGGGGCAGATGTTAATGCAGGACTAAACGAACATTCTCCTTTGCACTACGCGGTACTCAGTGACGCGCCGGAAGTTGTAAATGTGCTGTTGGAAGCAGGCGCGTGTCCTGACACACCACAG GTTTTTACTGAGACTCCTCTACACGTCGCTGCGTCTTTGGGATCTGCGTCGTGTATGAAGCTACTATTAGACGCAGGTGCGGACGTTCGAGCTGCTTTAGGTCCTGGACGCGCCACGGCGCTACATTTGGCAGCTGTGGACGGTCACGCTGAGTGCGCTAGTCTACTTCTTGAACACGGAGCACATATAGACTGTACTAATTCAAGAGGACAAACGAGTCTTCATcttg cggCATTAGCCCAATCTGTTGAAGTAGTAGAACTTCTAGTCACTAAACGTGCCGATGTGCGCGCGAGAGATGTTGATGGCAGAACACCGTTACACGGAGCGATCGTCAGAGGAGCCCGTGCGTGCGATGTTGCACGGATGTTGCTATCGGTAGGAGCAGATCCAAATGCCCCCGACAACTTCGGATACACTCCAGTCCATATCGCTGCATTAAACGAGTTCTCTGCGTGTGTTTTACTGCTTTTGG ATTATGGTGGTGACGTAACATTGCGTACAAATGGTGGTGTATCAGCATTATCGTTCATCGTTCGACGAGTTCCTGACGTCATTCCTCGATATCTATGCAAGTTTGATGATGCGGTGCATGTAAGCGAACACGAAATTGGTGATGTCGACTGTGAACTCACCATTGATTTCCGACCGTTGGTTCCTTGTCTATCGAGGGGAGAGGCTGAGTTACTATTAGCGTTTGTAGag GTCGGTCGTAAAGATGTTTTGAAGCATCCAGTAGCAGAGACATTCCTTTTTTTGAAATGGCGAAGAATAAGAAAATTCTTTGtattaagttttgtttatcACGCGATATTCATAACTTTGTATAGTCTATATATACTAC TATCTGTTTTTCCAGAGTTATTCTTATGTGAAGATGTGACTTGTGATGTTCCGAGTTACTTACGACCTATACAGTATTTAATCGTCCTACTGAATGTATGTTTCCTGGCGAAAGAAATATTTCAAGCATGTCTGGATTATTCGGCTTACATTCGACAGTGGGAGAATTGGTTGCAATTGCTAATCATTATTGGTGTTTTTCTTTGCACG ATACCAACTTGGTATCGAGGAAATGGAGTAGCGAATGCAAACACATCAAATTGGCAACATGACGTCGCAGCCATAACGATATTCTTTTGCTGGCTTGAATTGATGATGATAATTGGGCGCTTTCCAACATTTGGGCTTTACGTTCAAATGTTTACAACTG tGACGGTGAATTTTGCTACATTTTTATTGGCTTACAGCTGCCTTCTCATAGCATTTGGTCTAGCGTTTAGTGTGCTGTTCAGCAATTACCCAGCATTCCATTTGCCGGCTGGCCTCGTCAAGACGGTCATGATGATGTCCGGAGAATTGGAATACGaggatatattttacaataattgcaCGAATTCCCAAATACACTATCCGCTGACCGCTCATGGAATGTTTTTGGTATTCGTGTTGCTCGTGACAGTAATATTGACTAATCTTTTGGTTGGATTAGCTGTAAGCGATATTCAg GCATTACAAGAAAGCGCTGGACTCGACCGTTTGGTTCGACAAACTCAATTAGTTGCGCATTTAGAGAGTATGCTCTTCAGTACTCTACTATCATGTGCTCCACAACAGCTTTTGGCGGTGCTTCGTTGGGGTGCATTATTGACGGCATCACATTTGCGAACATTGAATATCAGACCGAACGATCCAAGAGAGAACAGG ATACCCAGAGAATTAATTGCATCAATCTACAAGATGGTGGCAAGTCGTAAGGATACTAAGAAAAGCattcgaaaaaataataattatgaatgtcgaataagaaaatgtaaagaTGACGAAGACATCGAACGACAAATTGTCAAAAGGAAGAGTTATCTCTACGATCGATTCTCATCAGAAAGCCAAAACGTTGAaagacgaaaaaaaaacataacgacATCCGCAGAAAACCGAAATAGGCCCATGTCTTTTACAATTAATGCTATACAAGAGATTTGTATGGtcgatattaaaaatcaattagcAGATttgacaaagaaaataaataaattaattgaaacgaCAGATTCTAGATTAagtttgattgaaaaaaaattagatgATGTTCAACCTCCATAG
- the LOC124538189 gene encoding uncharacterized protein LOC124538189: MMWCCGLIFGQQAVSLHYVVLRPDLRSAGCSVYMSLVLRVPAASLRTTGSTDSSSVSRLFSLHDILRVPAAGLRTTGAADSSSVSRLFSLLDIGASGSGRQSALHWCCELVIGQQAISLHDVVLRTDLRSAGCSVCMTLVLRVPTASLRTTGAAD; encoded by the exons ATGATGTG GTGCTGCGGACTGATCTTCGGTCAGCAGGCTGTCAGCCTGCATTATGTGGTGCTGCGGCCTGATCTTCGGTCAGCAGGCTGTTCAGTCTACATGTCATTGGTTCTTCGGGTTCCCGCTGCTAGTCTGCGCACCACTGGTTCTACGGACAGTTCATCGGTCAGCAGGCTGTTCAGTCTGCATGACATTCTTCGGGTTCCCGCCGCCGGTCTGCGCACCACTGGTGCTGCGGACAGTTCATCGGTCAGCAGGCTGTTCAGTCTGCTTGACATTGGTGCTTCGG GCTCTGGACGCCAGTCTGCGCTCCACTGGTGCTGCGAACTGGTCATCGGTCAGCAGGCTATCAGCCTGCATGATGTGGTGCTGCGAACTGATCTCCGGTCAGCAGGCTGTTCAGTCTGCATGACATTGGTGCTTCGGGTTCCCACCGCCAGTCTGCGCACCACTGGTGCTGCGGACTGA